The following nucleotide sequence is from Nitrospira sp..
GCCCAGCTCACCCGCGACCTCTTGTCTACCTGGCCGCACGATCAATTCGTGATCACCCATGCCGCCACTCTGGGGGAAGGGCTCATTCGCCTGAGCCGAGACCGGTTCGATGTCTCGCTGCTCGACCTGTCCCTCCCCGATACCAATGGGCTGAGCACGGTGACGCAGGTCCTCGCCACAAGTCCCGGCGTGCCGGTGGTGGTGCTGAGCGGCCACGACGACCATCCGCTGGCATTACAAGCCCTGCAACATGGCGCGCAAGACTATCTGGTCAAGGGCCACGGCGAGGCCGACTTCCTCGCGCGCTCGATTCTGTATGCCATCGAGCGCAAACGGGCCCAAGAACGGCTGACCTACCTGGCGCAACACGATCCCTTGACCGGCCTCATCAACCGCACACTCTTTCGCGATCGACTCTTGCAGGCCATGGCCCGGAGCAAACGCAAAGACAAGCCGCTCGCGATCATGCTGCTGGATCTTGATCGATTTAAGGCCGTCAATGACACGTTGGGGCACGATGTCGGGGATCAGCTATTGAAGACCGTGGCGATGAGACTCACGGACTGTGTGCGGGGAGTCGACACCGTAGCCCGCATGGGCGGCGATGAATTTACCGCCATCCTCGAAGGAGTGTCGGGCGAGGCCGACGTGGCGGTGGTGGCGAGCCGAATCGTCGAGGCGCTCAGCAGTCCGCTCGAACTGGGCCCCCACCGGGTGACAGTCGGCGTGAGCGTCGGCATCACCCTCTATCCGTCGGATGACCAGGACTTGGATGGGTTGCTCCGCCACGCCGACAAGGCAATGTACGCCGCCAAACACGAAGGCGGCAACCGGTTTCACTTTCATTCCCCGGCCGACCGCTGATCCACTGTTTCACGCTTCGTCGCTCCCAGACTCGGCTTACCGCCCGATATCGACCAAGGGCTGGTCCGTCACCACCAAGGAGCCGCGCGGGTTGGGGAGGAACACATTGGCCGTCACCAACTCTTCGCGGCCCGGCACCGGATGGGTATCGGGCGTCATGACCAAGCCCCAATGTTGGTTGTCCCGGCAGGTGTTGTCCAGCAGCAAGGCCTCGGCATGGTGAAACAACAAGATCCCGCTGAGCATATTGCTGTGACACAGATTCCGCACGCACTCCGGATGGCTGCTCGGGTCGCGCACTGCCAGTCCGAAATGGTGGTTACCGAAGCAGACATTGTCCGCGACCCGCGGCTGCGCGCCCGCAAAGACGAAAAGGCCCGATTCGCGGTTGTAGCAGACCTCATTGTCCACGAACGTCGGACGGGCTTCCGGTCCGTAGATCACGACCCCCGACAACAGGCCTTCAGTGGCCCGGCATTGGGTAATCGTGCAGGTTGAATCCAGTACGTTCATCGCCGAATGTTGGTCGCTACCTACGTAACGAAACGTGATACCGCTGACCAGCCCGTGAGGCACACGTTGCAGATAGAACGGTCCACTGCGGCGGCTGTAGATATATACATGGTCTCGCCCGGCACCAATGAGACGTACCGGCCGGTCGGCAATGAAGACTTTATCTTCGTACACGCCGGGACGGATGAAGACCTGATCGGCTTCACCGG
It contains:
- a CDS encoding GGDEF domain-containing response regulator, giving the protein MIKVLLIEDNAVDAQLTRDLLSTWPHDQFVITHAATLGEGLIRLSRDRFDVSLLDLSLPDTNGLSTVTQVLATSPGVPVVVLSGHDDHPLALQALQHGAQDYLVKGHGEADFLARSILYAIERKRAQERLTYLAQHDPLTGLINRTLFRDRLLQAMARSKRKDKPLAIMLLDLDRFKAVNDTLGHDVGDQLLKTVAMRLTDCVRGVDTVARMGGDEFTAILEGVSGEADVAVVASRIVEALSSPLELGPHRVTVGVSVGITLYPSDDQDLDGLLRHADKAMYAAKHEGGNRFHFHSPADR
- a CDS encoding right-handed parallel beta-helix repeat-containing protein codes for the protein MTERPYEQRPAGSRQQPLAEPPPNPKGGRTLIVDARDPHTYLRPSAALVDAGEADQVFIRPGVYEDKVFIADRPVRLIGAGRDHVYIYSRRSGPFYLQRVPHGLVSGITFRYVGSDQHSAMNVLDSTCTITQCRATEGLLSGVVIYGPEARPTFVDNEVCYNRESGLFVFAGAQPRVADNVCFGNHHFGLAVRDPSSHPECVRNLCHSNMLSGILLFHHAEALLLDNTCRDNQHWGLVMTPDTHPVPGREELVTANVFLPNPRGSLVVTDQPLVDIGR